From Patescibacteria group bacterium, a single genomic window includes:
- the ftsA gene encoding cell division protein FtsA, whose protein sequence is MKRGHNHLISGLDIGSDMVRMAVGQLAEKENGAPELQILGAAEYASEGVHKGVISSIEDVVSSISGCLERAERVVGVPVDTAWVGISGLHILPQSSKGVVAVSKSNSEIAGEDVARALEAARSIATPLNYEVLHVLPCAYTVDGQTGIKDPIGMTGVRLEVDAHIILGASSQIKNLTKAVYRAGIDIEDMVLSILATAEAVVTKRQKELGVAVINLGGSTTSLAVFEEGELLHTAVLPVGSEHITNDVAIGLRTSVDMAERVKLEFGDCVPNLTVKNDEIDLFDVGSSDHELIKKKYLSEIISARVEEILQKVDEELRRIGRSGLLPAGVVFTGGGAKLPGLTEMAKKVLRLPATLGYPINMTSVTDKINDLGFATAIGLVKWGTNMMGAGASRPDGALMRNLKGLGNAGGNFKKWIKALIP, encoded by the coding sequence ATGAAACGCGGACATAATCATTTAATTAGCGGCCTTGATATCGGTTCGGACATGGTGAGAATGGCTGTGGGACAATTGGCTGAAAAAGAAAACGGAGCACCGGAACTGCAAATTTTAGGGGCCGCTGAATATGCCTCTGAAGGCGTGCACAAGGGTGTTATCAGCAGTATTGAAGATGTTGTATCTTCAATTTCCGGCTGTCTGGAAAGAGCAGAAAGAGTTGTGGGCGTGCCGGTTGACACGGCCTGGGTTGGAATTTCCGGATTGCATATTTTGCCGCAAAGCAGTAAAGGCGTGGTGGCTGTCTCAAAATCAAACAGTGAAATAGCCGGAGAAGACGTGGCCCGCGCGCTTGAGGCGGCCAGATCCATTGCCACACCGCTCAATTATGAGGTTTTGCACGTTTTGCCCTGTGCCTATACGGTTGACGGTCAGACCGGCATCAAAGACCCGATTGGCATGACCGGCGTTCGTCTTGAGGTTGATGCCCATATTATTTTAGGTGCATCTTCGCAGATCAAAAATCTAACCAAAGCCGTATATCGCGCCGGCATTGATATTGAGGATATGGTGCTTTCCATTTTGGCCACAGCCGAAGCCGTTGTCACCAAAAGACAGAAAGAATTGGGGGTGGCAGTCATAAATCTGGGCGGTTCAACCACCAGTTTGGCGGTTTTTGAAGAAGGCGAGCTGCTTCACACTGCGGTTTTGCCGGTTGGGTCAGAACATATTACCAATGATGTGGCTATTGGCCTGCGCACTTCGGTTGATATGGCCGAGAGGGTAAAACTTGAGTTTGGCGATTGTGTGCCTAATTTAACTGTCAAAAATGATGAAATTGATTTGTTTGACGTGGGGTCGTCTGATCATGAATTAATTAAAAAGAAATATTTAAGTGAAATAATTTCGGCCCGGGTTGAAGAAATTTTACAAAAAGTTGATGAGGAATTGCGGCGCATCGGGCGCAGCGGCCTGCTCCCGGCCGGAGTGGTGTTTACCGGCGGCGGCGCCAAACTTCCCGGTCTCACTGAAATGGCAAAAAAGGTTCTGCGTTTACCGGCCACTTTGGGCTATCCGATAAACATGACCAGCGTTACTGACAAAATCAATGATTTGGGTTTTGCCACTGCCATTGGTTTGGTTAAATGGGGTACTAATATGATGGGAGCCGGCGCGAGCAGGCCTGATGGTGCGCTCATGCGCAACTTAAAAGGCCTTGGTAA
- the ybeY gene encoding rRNA maturation RNase YbeY, with translation MISVYINREIKASPSDQEIKKILSLIGKKLKFAGQIEINIIGESVIKKLNKKYRKKDKVTDVLSFAWQEDKIINSDFIGQIYICYPQIQRQAKEFKVSAGEEFIRILTHGVLHLLGYDHVEENGAKKMFKIQEDIVKKFL, from the coding sequence ATGATTTCTGTTTACATAAATCGGGAGATAAAAGCGTCGCCATCTGATCAGGAAATAAAAAAAATATTAAGTTTAATTGGAAAAAAGTTAAAATTCGCCGGCCAGATTGAGATAAATATTATTGGCGAAAGCGTGATTAAAAAATTAAATAAAAAATACCGCAAAAAAGATAAAGTGACGGATGTGCTGTCGTTTGCCTGGCAAGAAGATAAAATAATAAACAGTGATTTTATCGGCCAGATTTATATCTGCTATCCGCAAATACAAAGACAGGCGAAGGAATTTAAGGTGTCAGCCGGCGAAGAATTTATCAGAATTTTGACGCACGGGGTTTTGCACCTGTTGGGTTATGACCATGTGGAAGAAAATGGTGCCAAAAAAATGTTCAAAATCCAGGAAGACATAGTTAAAAAGTTTTTATGA
- a CDS encoding diacylglycerol kinase family protein, with translation MISLKRFFKSFIHALRGLAFVFNSEQNFRLQVLVGILVMIAAFYFPLRNLERIALMMLVLLVLLVEILNTAFEYFSDLLKPRLHHYVHIVKDLMAGAVFLTSLVAAIVGAIILLPHFINLFK, from the coding sequence ATGATTTCACTTAAGCGTTTTTTTAAAAGTTTTATTCATGCCCTGCGCGGACTGGCCTTTGTTTTTAATTCCGAACAAAATTTTCGCCTGCAGGTGTTGGTAGGGATACTGGTAATGATAGCCGCGTTTTATTTCCCGTTGCGCAACTTGGAAAGGATAGCGCTGATGATGCTGGTCTTACTGGTTTTGTTGGTAGAAATTTTAAATACCGCCTTTGAGTATTTCAGCGATTTATTAAAACCGCGCTTACATCATTATGTGCATATTGTAAAAGATTTGATGGCCGGAGCTGTTTTTTTGACATCACTGGTGGCGGCGATTGTGGGGGCCATTATCCTCCTGCCTCACTTCATAAATTTGTTCAAATGA